A window of Phycisphaeraceae bacterium genomic DNA:
CCAGAAGCTCAAGCCGGAAACGATTCATTACCACGTCGGCGACCTCGTTGAGAAAATCCGTGAAGGGCTATACGAGCAGGTCCGCCAGTCATTGCGGTATCGGGAAAGCCAACAACGAAGCCAGGGGAAAGGTGACGAAGGCGAGGCGTGCGATCAGGAAGCTGACCGCATCACACAGGAGTTTCTCGAGCGCATCCCGGAATTGCGGCGACTGCTGGCACTGGACGTCAAAGCTGGATTTGACGGAGACCCTGCGGCAGAAAGCACGGACGAGATTATTTTCTGCTATCCCGGTCTCGATGCAATTTTCATCCATCGCGTTGCGCATGAATTTTACAAGCTCAAGGTGCCGCTGTTGCCGCGCATCATGAGCGAATACGCGCACAACGAGACCGGCATCGACATTCACCCCGGCGCCACGATTGGCGAGTCATTCTTCATCGATCACGGTACGGGTGTCGTCATTGGTGAAACAACGCACATTGGAAACCGCGTCAAGATTTACCAGAGCGTGACCCTCGGTGCCCTCTCAACCAAGGGCGGCCAATCATGGCGCGGCCGCAAGCGACACCCCACCATCGAAGATGATGTGACGATTTATGCCAACGCCACCATTCTTGGCGGTGAGACGATCATCGGAGCCGGTGCAACGATCAACGGCGGAGTATTTGTCACGCGATCCGTACCCGCCGGCCATACGGTCGCAATGGAGCCACCCGTACTCAAAGTCAGCCAGAAGCCGGGTAAAACACGTAAGAACGACGTGGAAACTGATTCTGATTTTCAGTTGTAACGCGATACAAAGGTCACGAATAGGCGGCCTGCAACCGTCCGCTTATAAGTCAGCTCGCTTGGAACCGTCACCATCCTTTGATGGAAATTTTCTTATTTCCTCAACAGTACCCTGCCTATGATTTCGCGCCATGGCAGAGACGCTTACGATTGATTTTTCGGTGCCGGTCCCGCTCTTTCCGTTGCCGCAATGCGTGCTGCTGCCGCACGCCACGATACCACTGCATATCTTTGAACCTCGCTATCGTCAGATGGTCAAAGATGCACTAGACTCGCGCGGCTTGATCGCGATGGCTTCTTTCGACAATAAGGACTGGAAGTCCCTGTATGACGGCTCGCCCACTCTGCGCGAGCATATCTGTCTGGGATATATCATCCGTCACGAATCGCTGACGGGTGGTAAATACAACATCCTTCTCCAGGGAGTCTGCCGGGCGCGAATCACAAAGGAAATTGAGGCCGATACGCTCTATCGTCAGGCTTTGATCGAGCCAACGGAACGACGACCACCGCTCCTGGAAATCGATCTGGTCGATCAGCGTGAGTCGCTTGAAGCATTGCTGGCCGACCCCCTGCTCAAAGAATTGACCAGTGTCAACGCGATTCACAACTGGTTGACTTCTGAAATTCCGACATCAGCTTTGATTGACTTGGCTACCATGACCATGTGTGAAAGCACCGAGCAACGCTACTCGCTGCTAGCGGAGCCGGACGTCCTCGCACGTGCCGAGTGGTTGGAAAAACTACTCAGACAGACACGACACACTTTGAAATTGGCACAGAACTTTCGCCCCAAGGATTGTCCAGATGGCGTGAACCTGAACTGAATAGGCCCATGTCGGATAGCCGCGAATCCCATCTACTCATAGCGCACCGCATCACCACGAACGATTCTCACGACTAAACGATTCATTGAGAATCGCCGGTTCTGTTGTAAAGTCCGCCTGCCATGTTCCGCGAAACAGCGATTGCCGCTTCGGCGGCATCCGTTCGATGACCTCGGCAGGCAGATTTAGCTTATGAAACTGAGAACCTGAATGGATGTAGCTGTTAAAAACGGCTGCGCGATGGTGCGGCATCCGCCAAGTATCACCTGCGTGACAGAGATTTTCGGTGAAGAAAAGTACGGATCCCGGCGGGCAGGAATAAGTTTCGTAAAGCCACGACTCCTGAACAAGATGCTCCTGCGGTACGTTGAAGTTTGCTTTGTGACTGCCCGACATCAAGAGCGTACCGCCTTTGCCACGCTCAACCTCGTTAAGCTCCCAGACCACTCGCGTTAATCCGGAGTAAATGTTTTGGTTTTTGCACCGATAGCCAAAGATAGGTGAGACGCTGGGCCCGCCGCCGTGAGGCTTAAGTCCAGGGCTTCCTGTTGGGCGATATTGCGGGTAACTGCCGTCACACCGAAAGCCATACGCCGGTCCGACATCGGAGGTATTCAGAATCGTATTGAGAATGCCGACGATCGCAGGATGGTCAAGAAGGTAGTTCGACGGTCCCGCCAATGAAAACCGCTCATGCGCGGGAAGTGATTGTGGATTTTCGCGGAGCAAGCGGACATGCTCACGCAGAACGGGTAGTTCGTTCTCTTTGAGTACGGCTGGCAGCAATAACCAGCCTTTCATATCAAACAGAAACTTTTGCTCATCAGTCATGGGGATCGGATCAGTGGACGCAGAGGTGGTCATTGCATCACTCCCTGATGGAAGGGACACCAGCATATATGATTTATTTCGTATCCGTGAGTCGGGATTGAGATTTCTTTATCGTTTCTTACCGCCGAGAATCGCAGCCGCTGCCGCCACCCGTACCCCCTCTTCGGGATCGTTGAGCAGATTTGCCAAAGCTGACGTCGCACGAGGATCGTTAAACAGTCCCAGCGTCAACGCCGCCTGACCTCGTGCAGTGGGCAATTCGGATGATGCAGCGGTGAGCGCTACGTCGAGGCCGTTGTTATGTCCAAACCGCGCTAAAGCCTCCGCCGCAGCGAGTTGGAGCTCAATCGGTGGATCCTTCAGTAAATTCAGCATTGCCCATTGCATCGCCTTGTCATTGACTCGACCAATCAATTGCGTTGAAAGTACGCGAACCTCATCAAACTGCGAGTAAACCCCCGCGCGGAGCGGCGCAAGGGATGCATCATCACCCAATCGGACCAGCGCCTCCGCCTGCTGGATGCGCACGATCGCTGCCTTGGTTGGACTGGCGCGAGGCATCGGAACTTTGGAAAGCTCCTTGATTAACGGCACCGCACTTTTGTCTCCGAGAATTCCCAATAACATCGCAGCATTGCCGCGCACTTCAGGTTCCTGCGCCACGAGAAAATCACGCATCGGATTGAAGTCCACCTTCTGTCCATTGGCGCGACGGGCATAAAGCGCGGCTGCACGAATGGATGGCGACGGATCGTTATCAAAGCGTGACAAATCCAAAGCCAATGAACGAAGACGCAGCTTTCCAACGGTTACAAGTGCCGCAAAACGCGGGACGCCGTGCGGGTCATTAAGGCCAAGCTGCACGAGCGGTACAACGCGATCGGGAAGATTCTGCGCTGCTTCGATGGCGTTAGCCCGTAAAAACGGGTCGCTGCTCTGCGACGATGCAAGCACCTGTTCCACAGCCTTGTCGTGCAGTTCTCGCAATGATGGTTGCGTGGCGGAGCTACCGCTGGCAGGAGCTGGTTCTGATGTGGATTGGGTTGTCTGACAACCGAAAGCCACTGACGCAATGAACAGCATGAGCAGACGCTTAATCATGGCTTCTTTCTTCCTGATCGAGGAACCTTACAGAGTGATTTCTTCATCGCACTGCACAAATCATTCATCAAGCCTGATCCATTATGCCCTCTTGCGGGGAAGCAGGCAGTAAATGACAAGAATAGCGGTGACTGCCATCATCACATGGATCGGGGTGTGCCCGATGCGACCAAACAGGGTTACACGCGGATCAGCCCAGAGTTCGCCGCTCTTAAATCCATCGATATTTTCAAACCGTCCATCCCGCTCCACAACGCCTGTGATATGGCCACTCGTGTCGATGAACGCACTGATACCCGTATTGACGCTGCGTGCCATGCACACACGGTTTTCGATGCAACGAAACGCTGCGATCTGAAGATGTTGCAGCGGCTGATCAGATCCCGCAAACCATCCATCGTTTGTCAGGTTAATCAATACGTCCGCTCGTTTTCCTCCCTGTTCGTTGTAGATCATCTCCCGGCAAAGATGGGGCATCGCATCCTCAAAGCAGATCGGCGTAGCAAAGCGAATCCGTTCCTTGCTGTCCGCGGCATCGCTCGGCAATTCAAAGACCGTGCGTGAACGACCGGAGGCAATGGTGTAGTCGAAATCCCCATAGGGACTCAGGAACTTGAGAAACATTTTTTTCAGCGCAGGCCGGCCGTCTGTCCACGGAATATATTCGCCGAATGGTACCCGATGGATTTTGTCGTACCTTTTTGCATCCTGAACTCCGTCAGCCTGGTAGAGAAAAGCTGAGTTGTATTTCCTCGTCGGCTCGACATACTCGACACCATCGACTGTGTAAGGTCGCCAATCAAGAAGCGCACTGCTGCCAACCAACAAAGCTACATGCAATGCTCTGGTAGACGCGGAGATCGCGGTGTGGCTCGATTCGGCAGGCTTCTGATACACAACCGCTTCAGGATTGACCGCCAACGGAACCATGGTTTCGGGCCAAACGATCAGTGATGGTCGTCTGCTGGTGATTTGGTTGCCGGTCACTACGGATGAATCATTCGCAGCTAACTCTGTCAGTTCGAGCAACCGTTCCCAATCGTTCCTGCGCTGCTGGTCCGTGCCGTGATCTTTGTTGTCTTGAGGAATATTCGTTTGTACGACGCTGGCGGTGAGACGCACGGTTGCCCGCTTGAAGTACGCATGGCTTGCCTCCATGCTGGTTAGTCCGTAAATCCAGGCTCCCAGAAATGCAATGAGCCATGATGCGACCGCAACGGCTGTAATCGGAGCCAGTCGATTTTTTTTTGCGTGTCGTGAAAACAGCGGGCGCGTAACAAGATCAACCAACAGGCCATTACTCATCGCAACCAGAAAACTTACTCCATGTTGACCAAAGAGGTCCGCAATCTGACAAATCGGAATCGACCAGGCGAATGGACCAACAGGCCCCTGACTGTGTCCCAAAGCAAACCATGCAAACCCACCCTCAAGCCCATGACAGCGGACGTACTCAAGGCTCACCCACACCAGCGGCAGCGCGAAAGTCATCGGAAGTCGTACCTTGCGCTCAAGCAGGCGGACCAGCATAAGGGCAAGCGGCATGTAAATAGCCATGTATCCAGCCAGTGCGATCCAGCCGCCGGTAGTGACGGGGATCATCCAGCGAATCATGACGAGCCACCACAGCCATCCAACTGTAAAACCGGTCCAGAGCAAGCGCCGTACGGAGGTTGATCTAAGTGCCAGGACAAACATCGGCACCAGTGCGATGTGAGCTAGGTACCAGATACCGGGACGGGGAAAC
This region includes:
- a CDS encoding LON peptidase substrate-binding domain-containing protein is translated as MAETLTIDFSVPVPLFPLPQCVLLPHATIPLHIFEPRYRQMVKDALDSRGLIAMASFDNKDWKSLYDGSPTLREHICLGYIIRHESLTGGKYNILLQGVCRARITKEIEADTLYRQALIEPTERRPPLLEIDLVDQRESLEALLADPLLKELTSVNAIHNWLTSEIPTSALIDLATMTMCESTEQRYSLLAEPDVLARAEWLEKLLRQTRHTLKLAQNFRPKDCPDGVNLN
- a CDS encoding HEAT repeat domain-containing protein, producing MIKRLLMLFIASVAFGCQTTQSTSEPAPASGSSATQPSLRELHDKAVEQVLASSQSSDPFLRANAIEAAQNLPDRVVPLVQLGLNDPHGVPRFAALVTVGKLRLRSLALDLSRFDNDPSPSIRAAALYARRANGQKVDFNPMRDFLVAQEPEVRGNAAMLLGILGDKSAVPLIKELSKVPMPRASPTKAAIVRIQQAEALVRLGDDASLAPLRAGVYSQFDEVRVLSTQLIGRVNDKAMQWAMLNLLKDPPIELQLAAAEALARFGHNNGLDVALTAASSELPTARGQAALTLGLFNDPRATSALANLLNDPEEGVRVAAAAAILGGKKR
- the lnt gene encoding apolipoprotein N-acyltransferase — its product is MSQTVPTQVSPVREIRGIVSHFLYLLVSAVLLALAFPRPGIWYLAHIALVPMFVLALRSTSVRRLLWTGFTVGWLWWLVMIRWMIPVTTGGWIALAGYMAIYMPLALMLVRLLERKVRLPMTFALPLVWVSLEYVRCHGLEGGFAWFALGHSQGPVGPFAWSIPICQIADLFGQHGVSFLVAMSNGLLVDLVTRPLFSRHAKKNRLAPITAVAVASWLIAFLGAWIYGLTSMEASHAYFKRATVRLTASVVQTNIPQDNKDHGTDQQRRNDWERLLELTELAANDSSVVTGNQITSRRPSLIVWPETMVPLAVNPEAVVYQKPAESSHTAISASTRALHVALLVGSSALLDWRPYTVDGVEYVEPTRKYNSAFLYQADGVQDAKRYDKIHRVPFGEYIPWTDGRPALKKMFLKFLSPYGDFDYTIASGRSRTVFELPSDAADSKERIRFATPICFEDAMPHLCREMIYNEQGGKRADVLINLTNDGWFAGSDQPLQHLQIAAFRCIENRVCMARSVNTGISAFIDTSGHITGVVERDGRFENIDGFKSGELWADPRVTLFGRIGHTPIHVMMAVTAILVIYCLLPRKRA